One genomic region from Verrucomicrobiota bacterium encodes:
- the trmB gene encoding tRNA (guanosine(46)-N7)-methyltransferase TrmB, with the protein MTRLYIHSTDPALAARMKPEVYEKIIAQRIEIRRFIDGTLADVVEITLEIGCGHGHFLVAYGKENPSEICLGIDVNRGRIFKGRKKVETAGLMNVHFIECDSMEFLALLPKRIKVRNTWILFPDPWPKKRHLKNRIIQEAFLESLALKTQEGGRLFIRSDYKPYLDWSQELIELSDKWKICENFVWPEVTTTVFQELTDNKHFSLAAQLKPIE; encoded by the coding sequence ATGACTAGACTATATATACATTCTACTGACCCTGCGCTTGCGGCTCGAATGAAACCAGAAGTTTATGAAAAAATCATAGCCCAACGAATTGAAATCCGTAGGTTTATAGATGGAACTCTGGCCGACGTAGTTGAGATCACACTCGAAATTGGATGTGGGCACGGACATTTCCTGGTTGCCTACGGAAAAGAAAATCCAAGTGAGATTTGTCTGGGAATCGACGTTAACCGCGGCCGCATATTTAAAGGTCGAAAAAAAGTAGAAACCGCAGGCCTAATGAATGTTCATTTCATCGAATGCGACAGCATGGAGTTTTTGGCGCTACTTCCAAAAAGAATCAAAGTTAGAAATACTTGGATTTTATTTCCTGACCCTTGGCCAAAAAAACGCCACTTGAAGAATAGAATCATACAAGAAGCCTTTCTTGAGTCCCTCGCGCTGAAGACACAAGAGGGCGGAAGACTATTTATTCGCTCGGATTACAAACCCTACCTAGACTGGTCACAGGAACTCATTGAGTTATCGGATAAATGGAAGATTTGCGAAAATTTCGTTTGGCCTGAAGTTACTACTACCGTTTTCCAAGAGCTCACCGATAACAAACACTTTTCGTTAGCCGCACAACTAAAGCCAATTGAATAG
- a CDS encoding F0F1 ATP synthase subunit A produces the protein MRIYPHFSIKQVLKIATVAAGSTLLMPTAHAEMSAKATELTNIAGIPITNSMVTSWVLSALIIFLIRFLVKKPQLIPTKGQYVVETLVQGVQGLIEPIVGKKLLKPTFPLLVGFFTFILLQNWSGLFPGVGTIGFLDDHDHFQSYIRPANADLNMTLALAIVHFGAWLYFVMRYAGPKILLFDLFGNKADKKETPTFMFILLTVIFFFVGVIEIVSILFRNVSLPFRLYGNVFGGENLLHSMTGLVGWIVPVPFYFLEVLVGFVQALVFTVLVAVYIGLICNHDSEEHAH, from the coding sequence ATGAGAATTTATCCGCATTTTTCCATAAAACAAGTCCTGAAAATAGCAACCGTCGCAGCCGGAAGTACGCTTCTAATGCCGACGGCTCATGCTGAAATGAGCGCTAAGGCGACGGAACTAACCAATATTGCTGGTATTCCAATTACCAACTCAATGGTTACCAGTTGGGTTCTATCAGCCTTGATAATTTTTCTCATCCGGTTCCTGGTTAAAAAGCCACAACTGATTCCCACAAAAGGTCAGTACGTTGTTGAGACACTGGTGCAGGGCGTTCAAGGTCTCATTGAACCCATCGTGGGTAAGAAGCTTCTGAAACCTACCTTTCCTCTACTGGTAGGGTTTTTCACCTTTATTCTTTTACAGAACTGGAGCGGTCTTTTTCCAGGCGTCGGAACCATTGGGTTTTTAGATGACCATGATCATTTTCAATCCTACATCCGTCCGGCGAACGCTGACCTGAATATGACCTTGGCTTTGGCGATCGTCCACTTCGGCGCATGGCTTTATTTTGTAATGAGGTATGCGGGGCCAAAAATTCTTTTATTTGATCTCTTTGGAAACAAAGCCGACAAAAAGGAGACACCGACATTTATGTTTATCCTTCTAACGGTGATCTTTTTCTTTGTAGGCGTCATTGAGATCGTCTCCATACTGTTCCGGAATGTCTCATTACCTTTCCGACTGTATGGAAATGTTTTTGGTGGCGAAAACTTGCTCCACAGTATGACAGGCCTGGTGGGATGGATAGTTCCGGTTCCATTTTATTTTCTAGAGGTATTGGTCGGATTTGTCCAAGCCCTGGTTTTCACGGTGCTCGTCGCAGTCTATATCGGCCTCATATGTAACCATGATTCGGAGGAACATGCCCACTGA
- a CDS encoding ATP synthase F0 subunit C encodes MIEVIAQVTGSIQGGLGCLGAAIGVGLVGAKAAESVGRNPGASGKVLVQAIIGMALAEGVAFFAIFL; translated from the coding sequence ATGATCGAAGTAATCGCACAAGTTACAGGAAGTATTCAAGGTGGACTAGGATGTCTAGGTGCTGCAATCGGGGTAGGCCTCGTTGGTGCCAAGGCTGCTGAAAGCGTTGGACGCAATCCCGGCGCATCCGGCAAAGTTTTAGTCCAAGCCATTATTGGTATGGCATTGGCGGAAGGGGTAGCCTTCTTCGCCATCTTCCTATAA
- the atpF gene encoding F0F1 ATP synthase subunit B, whose protein sequence is MVENLLFIAATEAHAGGGNPIVELAANFGVDLRILLFQILNFGIVAFLLYRFAFKPILATIEERKTEIANGLNFAEDAKAKFADSEKQHAATLLKAQQEAQAIAATARDNAKAFLDRQTLEASSKAEDMITKAKEAIELERKKMLTEVREEVTRLVVETASKVLSKELSAADKSLYNKTAAEELSSVGS, encoded by the coding sequence ATGGTTGAAAATTTACTATTTATAGCTGCTACCGAGGCCCATGCTGGTGGAGGGAATCCTATCGTAGAACTAGCCGCCAATTTTGGAGTAGATCTACGAATTCTGCTCTTCCAAATCCTGAACTTTGGAATCGTGGCCTTCTTACTTTACCGATTCGCGTTCAAGCCAATCTTGGCGACCATCGAAGAACGTAAGACCGAAATCGCGAACGGACTCAATTTTGCTGAGGATGCAAAAGCCAAGTTTGCCGATTCCGAGAAGCAGCACGCGGCGACACTTTTAAAAGCCCAGCAGGAGGCTCAAGCAATAGCAGCAACTGCTCGCGATAATGCAAAAGCTTTCCTGGATCGACAAACGCTGGAAGCTTCCTCCAAGGCAGAGGACATGATTACCAAAGCCAAAGAAGCGATTGAGCTGGAACGCAAAAAGATGCTAACCGAAGTACGGGAAGAAGTCACCCGGCTGGTCGTCGAAACGGCTTCCAAGGTTTTGAGCAAAGAACTGTCTGCTGCAGATAAGTCCCTTTATAATAAAACTGCAGCCGAAGAGCTCTCAAGCGTAGGTTCCTAA
- a CDS encoding F0F1 ATP synthase subunit delta, translating into MNKETILKHFAKKLADLSLEDGLVSSEKVEAVLVTLRQHPPRKPKTVLKHYLYYIKNAVNRSRAIIEYAGQIDQAAITAIEKHLTQNYNRPITTTTLENESLIAGFRISIGDDIFDASVAGRLNNLAKSVR; encoded by the coding sequence GTGAATAAAGAAACCATACTCAAGCATTTCGCCAAAAAGCTGGCCGACCTCTCTCTCGAGGACGGCTTGGTCTCATCCGAAAAAGTGGAAGCCGTTCTGGTGACCTTGAGACAACATCCTCCTCGCAAACCGAAAACGGTGTTAAAGCATTACCTCTATTATATTAAGAACGCCGTTAATCGAAGCCGCGCAATTATTGAATATGCAGGACAAATTGACCAGGCAGCAATAACCGCAATAGAGAAACACCTTACCCAGAATTACAATCGACCCATCACCACGACCACGTTGGAAAACGAATCCCTCATTGCAGGATTCCGGATTTCCATTGGTGATGATATATTTGACGCGTCCGTAGCTGGCCGCCTGAACAACCTTGCCAAATCTGTACGTTAA
- the atpA gene encoding F0F1 ATP synthase subunit alpha — MSSIIEQIEQEIANLETATIKKNTGSILRVGDGVAIVDGLSEVMYNEMIEFPGGLTGIALNLEAEEVGCVVLGDTSRLKEGDQVNTTGRLLSVPVGKALLGRVVDALGIPVDGKGPIETTEFNPLEKIAPGIIPRQSVDQPLQTGIMPIDAMIPIGRGQRELIIGDRQTGKTTIAIDTIINQAKINNQHKLEDGTFPEDFRPVYSIYVAIGQKNSNIARTIGVLEHNDAMEYTIIVTAPAADNPANQYLAPYGGCAMGEWFMQNGMDALIVYDDLSKQAVAYRQISLILKRPSGREAYPGDVFYLHSRLLERSARLNKDNGNGSLTALPIIETQAGDVSAYIPTNVISITDGQIFLETDLFNQGIRPAISVGLSVSRVGSAAQIKAIKQVAGSVKLELAQFRELQAFAQFGSDLDAKTKAQLDRGSRTVELFKQPAFSPKTAEVQVALLWAVQNGYLDSIEVNGVLDAVENLVENLTSAQAALLTRIRNEKKLSDELFAELKSAIESWKSGYAG; from the coding sequence ATGAGCTCGATAATCGAACAAATTGAACAGGAAATCGCCAATCTCGAAACGGCGACCATCAAGAAGAACACCGGATCCATCCTAAGGGTGGGCGACGGAGTTGCCATCGTAGATGGTCTCTCTGAGGTCATGTATAATGAAATGATCGAGTTTCCCGGTGGCCTGACTGGCATCGCATTAAATCTTGAAGCGGAAGAAGTCGGCTGCGTTGTTCTGGGTGACACCAGTCGATTGAAAGAAGGCGACCAGGTAAACACCACTGGACGCCTGCTTTCAGTACCGGTTGGAAAAGCGCTTTTGGGCCGCGTCGTTGACGCGCTCGGAATTCCTGTAGATGGCAAGGGCCCCATTGAAACTACTGAGTTTAACCCGTTGGAAAAAATTGCTCCCGGCATCATTCCTCGTCAATCCGTAGATCAGCCGCTCCAAACGGGTATTATGCCTATTGATGCGATGATTCCAATCGGTCGCGGTCAACGTGAGCTCATCATTGGCGATCGCCAGACTGGGAAAACCACCATCGCCATTGATACCATCATCAACCAAGCGAAGATCAACAACCAGCACAAGCTGGAAGATGGTACCTTTCCGGAAGACTTCCGCCCTGTCTACAGCATCTACGTTGCGATCGGCCAGAAAAATTCAAACATTGCCCGGACCATTGGTGTTCTCGAACACAATGACGCAATGGAGTACACTATCATCGTGACCGCTCCAGCAGCTGACAATCCTGCCAACCAATACCTGGCTCCCTACGGCGGATGTGCGATGGGTGAGTGGTTCATGCAGAACGGTATGGATGCACTTATTGTTTACGACGATCTTTCCAAACAAGCGGTTGCTTACCGTCAGATTTCCTTGATTTTGAAACGTCCTTCGGGTCGTGAAGCGTATCCTGGTGATGTTTTCTACTTACACTCACGTCTGCTCGAACGTTCGGCGCGCTTGAACAAAGATAACGGAAACGGATCCCTGACCGCGCTTCCTATTATTGAAACGCAAGCAGGAGATGTATCAGCATATATCCCGACCAACGTGATCTCTATCACGGACGGTCAGATCTTCCTTGAAACCGATTTGTTCAACCAGGGAATTCGTCCGGCAATTTCGGTAGGACTATCCGTTTCCCGTGTGGGATCAGCGGCTCAGATTAAAGCAATTAAGCAAGTGGCAGGTTCTGTGAAGTTGGAACTGGCTCAGTTTCGTGAACTCCAGGCATTCGCCCAGTTCGGTTCCGACCTCGATGCCAAGACCAAAGCACAACTAGACCGCGGTTCACGCACCGTTGAGTTATTTAAGCAGCCGGCTTTCTCTCCCAAAACAGCTGAAGTTCAAGTAGCGTTGCTGTGGGCAGTGCAAAACGGATACCTCGATAGTATCGAAGTGAATGGAGTTTTGGACGCAGTCGAAAACTTGGTTGAGAATCTTACTTCTGCTCAAGCTGCCCTTCTGACTCGTATTCGGAACGAAAAGAAATTATCCGACGAATTGTTCGCTGAATTGAAATCAGCAATCGAATCCTGGAAATCTGGATACGCTGGCTAA
- the atpG gene encoding ATP synthase F1 subunit gamma — translation MANLRDIRRRIKSVKNTSQITRAMQLVAASKMKRAQDAALAGRPYAQLLARIMKPVASGILGFTHPFLEERTVINRGIILVSTDKGLCGGLNGNLFRELPSKDQSVKYITVGRKAAQFISRSGRHLVADFSVSDNTTFPEVKAVIAHAISCFLDGTIDTLEVLYSGFVNTLKQEPRLVPLLPLTSIEDALKSLGIVPEETDDRELNFEPDVETILTDLLPLFVRRQFFSMVRAAKASEHSARMVAMKSATDNANNLVDSLTLDYNKARQAAITQEILEIAAATASNS, via the coding sequence ATGGCTAATTTACGCGACATCAGGCGCCGAATAAAATCGGTCAAAAACACCTCCCAGATCACTAGAGCGATGCAGCTGGTAGCAGCTTCGAAAATGAAGCGTGCACAGGATGCGGCCCTGGCAGGGAGACCCTATGCCCAACTTCTCGCGAGAATCATGAAGCCCGTTGCCAGTGGCATATTAGGATTTACCCACCCATTCCTGGAGGAGCGCACAGTTATCAATCGCGGTATTATTCTGGTCAGTACTGACAAAGGATTGTGCGGCGGTTTAAACGGAAATTTGTTTAGAGAACTTCCCTCGAAAGATCAGTCTGTTAAGTATATCACGGTTGGTCGCAAAGCTGCTCAATTCATCAGTCGTAGTGGCCGGCATTTAGTAGCGGACTTTTCGGTATCCGACAACACGACGTTTCCGGAAGTAAAAGCCGTAATTGCACATGCTATTTCGTGTTTCCTGGACGGAACCATTGATACGCTCGAAGTTCTTTACTCAGGCTTTGTCAATACATTGAAGCAAGAGCCCCGTCTGGTTCCTCTATTGCCGCTTACCAGTATCGAAGACGCCCTGAAATCTCTGGGAATCGTACCAGAAGAAACTGACGATCGTGAACTCAATTTCGAGCCGGATGTGGAAACAATTCTTACCGATTTGCTTCCTTTGTTCGTACGTCGGCAATTTTTCTCCATGGTTCGCGCAGCAAAAGCTTCTGAACACAGTGCACGAATGGTCGCCATGAAATCTGCAACGGATAACGCAAACAATTTGGTGGATAGCCTAACTCTCGATTACAACAAGGCACGTCAGGCAGCCATCACCCAGGAAATTCTAGAAATCGCAGCAGCAACAGCCTCGAATAGCTAA
- the atpD gene encoding F0F1 ATP synthase subunit beta gives MSNTGKIVQVIGAVVDVKFEPGQVPEIYQALQISYTVRGESNSLILEIQQHLGDGVVRAVAMSSTEGLVRGMDVTDTGAPISVPVGEGVLGRIFDVTGAAVDGRGEVKADKYYPIHRQAPALVDQSTEAEILETGIKVIDLICPFIKGGKVGAFGGAGVGKTVVIMELINNIAKAYGGYSVFCGVGERSREGNDLYHEMSDAGVIDQKNLANSKVALCYGQMNEPPGARMRVALSGLSMAEYFRDEKNLDVLLFVDNIFRFSQAGSEVSALLGRSPSAVGYQPTLAQEMGILQERITSTKNGSITSFQAVYVPADDLTDPAPANTFAHLDSTIVLERRIAELGIYPAVEPLDSQSTALNPAVIGEEHYEVARGVQNVLQRYKDLQDIIAILGLDELSPEDKQAVFRARKIQKFLSQPFHVAEVFTGFPGKYVSTADTVKGFKMILDGELDHIAENDFYMKGSIEEVIAASEASA, from the coding sequence ATGAGTAATACAGGAAAAATAGTTCAAGTCATCGGCGCTGTCGTAGATGTCAAATTTGAGCCAGGTCAGGTCCCCGAAATCTATCAGGCTCTGCAAATCAGCTACACTGTAAGAGGTGAATCCAATAGTCTGATTCTTGAAATCCAACAGCATTTGGGCGACGGAGTTGTTCGCGCGGTTGCAATGTCTTCCACCGAGGGTCTTGTAAGAGGTATGGATGTGACCGATACGGGTGCACCCATTTCTGTTCCGGTCGGAGAAGGCGTCCTTGGACGTATCTTTGACGTGACCGGAGCGGCGGTAGATGGCAGGGGCGAAGTGAAAGCGGACAAGTATTATCCGATTCACCGTCAAGCCCCCGCACTCGTCGACCAGAGCACCGAAGCTGAAATTCTCGAAACCGGTATCAAAGTTATCGATTTGATCTGCCCATTTATCAAAGGTGGTAAAGTTGGTGCGTTCGGTGGTGCTGGAGTGGGAAAGACCGTGGTAATCATGGAGCTCATTAACAATATCGCTAAAGCGTATGGCGGATACTCGGTATTTTGCGGAGTAGGGGAGCGCTCGCGTGAAGGAAATGACCTGTATCACGAAATGTCTGATGCTGGTGTTATCGACCAGAAAAATCTGGCGAACTCAAAAGTTGCCCTGTGTTATGGTCAAATGAATGAGCCTCCTGGTGCTCGTATGCGGGTAGCTTTGTCTGGACTTTCCATGGCGGAGTATTTCCGTGACGAGAAGAACCTCGATGTGCTTCTTTTCGTGGACAATATTTTCCGTTTCTCTCAAGCGGGTTCAGAAGTATCCGCGCTTCTTGGACGGTCCCCATCTGCGGTGGGTTACCAGCCAACCCTGGCTCAGGAAATGGGTATCCTTCAGGAACGTATTACTTCCACAAAGAACGGTTCTATTACTTCCTTCCAGGCCGTATATGTTCCTGCCGATGATTTAACAGACCCTGCTCCGGCAAACACTTTTGCTCACCTGGATTCAACTATCGTTTTGGAACGTCGTATTGCTGAGCTCGGAATTTATCCTGCCGTTGAACCACTGGATTCTCAATCCACTGCCTTGAATCCCGCTGTTATTGGCGAAGAGCACTACGAAGTTGCACGCGGAGTTCAAAACGTACTTCAACGCTACAAGGACTTGCAGGACATCATTGCCATTCTCGGATTGGACGAATTGAGCCCGGAAGATAAACAAGCCGTATTCCGCGCACGTAAGATTCAAAAGTTCCTTTCACAGCCCTTCCACGTTGCTGAAGTCTTCACAGGTTTCCCCGGAAAATACGTTTCCACAGCAGATACTGTTAAAGGGTTTAAAATGATCCTTGATGGTGAGCTCGATCACATTGCTGAAAATGACTTCTACATGAAGGGATCCATTGAAGAGGTGATCGCAGCATCAGAAGCAAGCGCGTAG
- the atpC gene encoding ATP synthase F1 subunit epsilon: protein MPIKLEIVTPEKTVYSETVDSVVLPTTSGEVGILPGHIPLITELMAGELAVTKDGALDLLAVDIGFAEVIGDTVSVLTEAAIDIEDIDLASVEEAKRRAEKALKDAEGQDMDPDEILALEAKIRFALVQQLTKKKGK from the coding sequence ATGCCCATAAAACTCGAGATCGTAACACCCGAAAAAACCGTCTACAGCGAAACGGTAGATTCAGTAGTGTTGCCCACCACCTCTGGTGAAGTGGGAATATTGCCAGGGCACATTCCATTAATTACTGAACTAATGGCAGGTGAGCTCGCAGTAACAAAAGACGGTGCCCTCGATCTGCTCGCAGTTGATATTGGTTTTGCTGAAGTCATTGGCGATACCGTATCAGTTCTCACCGAAGCGGCTATTGATATCGAAGACATCGACCTCGCCTCGGTAGAAGAAGCAAAACGTAGAGCGGAGAAGGCATTAAAGGACGCTGAAGGTCAGGATATGGATCCAGACGAAATATTGGCCCTCGAAGCCAAAATCCGTTTTGCATTGGTGCAGCAACTCACCAAGAAAAAAGGGAAGTAA
- the folE2 gene encoding GTP cyclohydrolase FolE2: protein MNNSFPDSQSKPSRDFDSSFESSEDYRESLPDIQNAHPDHISGAKVVINQVGISNFKLPLKFGTKNGEIMQLETSVTGTVSLEKDNKGINMSRILRVFYDYKDEVFNWATIEEILKTYLERLNSRDARVKLHFNYPIVQESLRSKMEGYQYYQIMCEGRLSASGRMHRNIQMDFVYSSACPCSDKLSEHAREERNTYSIPHSQRSKARVLVELAEGSDLSLEDLQEHCANALKTETQVMVRREDEQAFAELNGAYIKFVEDAARLVYEELDTVEEIVDFQVAIAHLESLHSHDAVAVITKGIPDGFSGEFEDFRNLIC, encoded by the coding sequence ATGAATAACTCATTTCCAGACTCACAATCGAAACCGAGCCGCGATTTCGACTCCTCGTTCGAATCGAGCGAGGATTATCGGGAATCACTACCAGATATACAAAACGCGCACCCTGACCATATTTCAGGCGCCAAGGTGGTTATCAACCAGGTCGGGATTTCCAATTTTAAACTTCCATTGAAGTTTGGCACTAAAAACGGCGAAATAATGCAGCTAGAAACTTCCGTTACCGGAACGGTTTCTTTGGAGAAGGACAACAAAGGTATCAATATGTCGCGTATTCTCCGTGTGTTTTATGATTACAAAGACGAGGTGTTTAACTGGGCGACTATTGAGGAAATTTTAAAAACCTACCTCGAACGGCTCAACAGTCGAGACGCCCGGGTGAAGCTACATTTTAATTATCCTATTGTTCAGGAAAGTCTGAGAAGTAAAATGGAAGGTTACCAATACTACCAGATTATGTGTGAAGGGCGATTGTCTGCTTCGGGGCGGATGCACCGTAATATCCAAATGGATTTTGTATACTCAAGCGCTTGTCCTTGTTCAGATAAATTGTCGGAGCATGCGCGTGAGGAACGTAACACCTATTCCATTCCGCATTCTCAGCGCAGTAAAGCCCGTGTTCTTGTAGAGCTCGCGGAAGGTTCAGACTTGAGTCTGGAAGATTTGCAAGAGCATTGCGCGAATGCACTTAAGACCGAAACGCAAGTAATGGTTCGACGCGAAGATGAACAGGCATTCGCCGAATTAAACGGGGCCTACATCAAGTTCGTGGAAGATGCGGCTCGTTTGGTTTATGAGGAACTGGATACGGTCGAGGAGATTGTTGATTTCCAAGTAGCTATCGCTCACTTGGAGTCATTGCATTCGCATGATGCGGTTGCAGTGATTACCAAAGGGATTCCTGATGGATTCAGCGGAGAGTTCGAAGACTTCCGGAATTTAATTTGTTAG
- a CDS encoding arylsulfatase, with amino-acid sequence MQRTLISVFLVLGLLSSRLTAEKAPNIILVLTDDMGYSDAGCFGGEIQTPNLDSLAENGLRFSQMYSTGRCWPSRAVLMTGYYAQQVGMDPRRGTEWPSWSRLLPLRLKEKGYRSYHVGKWHLKGMPADPEVSGFDRSFYLGDQDRFFSPTKVFLDDQPQPRVERDTGFYSTVAKGDYAIQFLQEHADKTTDQPFFLYLAFFAPHFPLQALPEDIENYQDVYLKGWDVVRKERWARLTSMGLVNCGLAERREDVFPPWNKSQEELVAEIHPGEVALALPWDTLTAEQKDFQATKMAIHAAMIDRVDQEIGRVMNQIKGMGEEDNTVFIFVSDNGASGELMNRGDIHDPSAPLGSAGSYLCLGPGWSTAANTPLSFHKHWNHEGGISSPMVVHWPQGIQARGEIRHTSAHFIDVVPTILDLVGVEVTPSAEGPALPGRSLVPVFGEDQSWEDRSLFWAHSGNQALRRGDWKAVLRRDNNDRWELYKISEDRAELNDLATAEPKILNNLASTWEVLKAQYDADFEVGEAK; translated from the coding sequence ATGCAACGAACCCTTATCTCGGTTTTCCTTGTTCTGGGCCTACTCTCCTCCCGGTTAACTGCTGAAAAGGCACCCAACATCATTCTCGTCCTGACAGATGACATGGGCTATTCCGATGCGGGATGCTTTGGCGGTGAGATCCAGACTCCCAATCTCGATAGTCTGGCGGAGAATGGGCTTCGATTCTCTCAAATGTACTCTACCGGTCGTTGCTGGCCCTCACGAGCAGTCCTCATGACCGGCTATTATGCTCAACAAGTGGGTATGGATCCGCGTCGCGGAACGGAATGGCCCAGCTGGAGTCGCCTGCTCCCGCTGCGGTTGAAGGAAAAAGGTTATCGCAGTTATCATGTTGGGAAATGGCACTTGAAAGGCATGCCGGCAGATCCCGAAGTGAGTGGCTTTGACCGCTCTTTCTACTTGGGCGATCAGGACCGGTTTTTTAGCCCTACCAAGGTTTTTTTAGACGACCAGCCACAACCGCGTGTTGAACGGGATACCGGTTTTTATTCCACGGTAGCGAAAGGAGACTACGCCATTCAATTTCTCCAGGAGCACGCAGACAAAACGACGGATCAACCCTTTTTTCTCTACCTTGCTTTTTTTGCACCTCACTTTCCCTTGCAGGCCTTGCCTGAGGACATTGAAAATTATCAGGATGTCTATTTGAAGGGCTGGGACGTAGTTCGGAAAGAACGCTGGGCCCGATTAACCTCTATGGGTCTTGTCAATTGTGGCTTGGCCGAGCGGCGGGAAGATGTATTTCCGCCTTGGAATAAATCTCAGGAGGAGCTGGTCGCGGAAATTCATCCTGGTGAAGTGGCCCTTGCCTTGCCGTGGGACACATTGACGGCGGAGCAAAAAGACTTTCAGGCGACCAAAATGGCTATACATGCTGCGATGATCGATCGGGTAGATCAGGAAATCGGACGCGTTATGAACCAGATCAAAGGCATGGGCGAGGAGGACAATACGGTATTCATCTTCGTTTCTGACAATGGAGCCAGTGGCGAGCTGATGAATCGCGGAGACATTCATGACCCATCTGCCCCACTCGGCTCGGCAGGATCTTATCTTTGCCTTGGTCCTGGCTGGTCCACGGCCGCGAATACCCCTTTGTCCTTCCACAAACATTGGAATCATGAAGGCGGCATCTCGTCCCCTATGGTGGTTCATTGGCCTCAAGGGATACAGGCGCGAGGTGAAATCCGTCACACATCGGCTCATTTTATCGATGTGGTGCCAACGATTCTGGATCTGGTCGGGGTTGAAGTAACCCCATCCGCTGAAGGTCCCGCCCTACCCGGTCGGAGCTTGGTTCCAGTATTCGGAGAGGACCAAAGTTGGGAAGATCGCTCTCTCTTCTGGGCTCATTCGGGAAATCAGGCACTGCGTAGGGGAGATTGGAAGGCAGTCCTGCGGCGCGACAATAATGATCGCTGGGAGCTTTACAAGATATCAGAGGACCGAGCCGAATTAAATGATCTCGCGACAGCTGAACCTAAAATACTCAACAACTTGGCTTCTACTTGGGAAGTTCTCAAAGCGCAGTACGACGCGGACTTTGAAGTTGGAGAGGCAAAATAA
- a CDS encoding DUF5069 domain-containing protein: MSNYIPLISSSLAGPLGIMHLPRLWQKVSLEQTNQLHSEYPGIGGGFDSMVLATLNISAEDFRAFIKENKPSYIECEKWVAANGTLNVSEISKLNRQMTHYHHDDDTRNAILTGAGLDDSAAIADAPNLNNLEDWTGFHKEVILG, from the coding sequence ATGAGTAATTATATACCACTAATATCTTCAAGCTTGGCTGGGCCACTTGGCATCATGCACTTACCTCGCTTATGGCAAAAGGTTTCCCTTGAACAAACCAATCAATTACACAGCGAGTACCCAGGTATTGGTGGAGGATTTGATAGCATGGTATTAGCCACACTAAATATCAGTGCAGAAGACTTCCGAGCTTTCATAAAGGAGAATAAGCCGAGTTACATCGAGTGTGAAAAATGGGTTGCTGCAAATGGTACGCTCAACGTTTCAGAAATTTCAAAGCTCAATCGACAAATGACCCATTATCATCACGATGATGACACAAGAAACGCAATTCTCACGGGAGCTGGACTCGACGATTCAGCAGCAATTGCCGACGCCCCAAACCTTAATAATTTGGAAGACTGGACAGGCTTTCATAAGGAAGTGATTTTGGGCTGA